One Acidobacteriaceae bacterium genomic region harbors:
- the pgeF gene encoding peptidoglycan editing factor PgeF gives MSSNTTDWRESPEAIAAVDALFASIGLEHGRRATRAGTWAGGERISRPRTSEPSASSLKAKKPRRAPGVIRPAGWEAFPWLHAGFSTREGGATTVYGNPGDLNLGWSTDDEPKTVAANRRRFLEAVAGRKPAQLVAARQFHSNLIRVIESATNPLATSDGKPTLRGDGLITAEPDRLLAILTADCVPVLVADTRRRVVAAFHAGWRGTLARIVERGIGTMRLQFGSRPKDLIAAIGPGIGSCCYSVGEEIRFDFESQFAYAPSLFSEVYDSDPVRDKYPLLFLTARAPGHSNIGPQIHLDLIEANRRQLVDAGLSASKISVVGECTACTRLPNGQRRYFSHRDEHGYTGRMLSVIGIAES, from the coding sequence GTGAGCAGCAATACGACAGATTGGCGCGAAAGCCCGGAAGCGATCGCCGCCGTTGACGCCCTCTTCGCCAGCATCGGCCTCGAGCATGGCCGTCGCGCTACCCGCGCCGGAACCTGGGCTGGCGGGGAACGCATCAGCCGTCCCAGAACTTCTGAACCATCTGCAAGCTCCCTCAAGGCAAAAAAGCCCCGCCGCGCCCCGGGCGTCATCCGCCCCGCTGGCTGGGAGGCCTTCCCCTGGCTGCATGCAGGCTTCAGCACTCGCGAAGGCGGCGCCACGACGGTGTACGGCAACCCGGGCGACCTCAACCTCGGCTGGAGCACTGACGACGAGCCCAAAACCGTCGCCGCCAATCGCCGGCGCTTCCTCGAAGCCGTCGCCGGCCGCAAACCCGCACAACTCGTCGCCGCCCGCCAGTTCCACAGCAACCTGATCCGCGTCATCGAATCGGCTACAAATCCCCTCGCCACTTCGGACGGGAAGCCCACCCTCCGCGGCGACGGCCTCATCACCGCCGAGCCTGACCGCCTGCTCGCGATCCTCACCGCCGACTGCGTCCCGGTCCTGGTCGCCGACACCCGCCGCCGCGTCGTCGCGGCCTTCCACGCCGGCTGGCGCGGCACCCTCGCCCGCATCGTCGAGCGTGGCATCGGTACCATGCGTCTCCAGTTCGGCTCGCGCCCCAAGGACCTCATCGCTGCCATCGGCCCCGGCATCGGCTCCTGCTGCTACTCCGTCGGCGAAGAGATTCGCTTCGACTTCGAGAGCCAGTTCGCCTACGCGCCCTCACTCTTCTCTGAGGTCTACGATTCCGATCCGGTGCGCGACAAATATCCTCTGCTCTTCCTCACCGCCCGCGCGCCTGGCCACTCAAACATCGGGCCGCAGATTCATCTCGACCTCATCGAAGCCAATCGCCGCCAGCTCGTCGACGCCGGCCTGAGCGCTTCAAAGATCTCCGTGGTCGGCGAATGCACCGCTTGCACCCGCCTGCCCAACGGCCAGCGCCGCTACTTCAGCCATCGCGACGAGCACGGCTACACCGGCCGCATGCTCTCGGTCATCGGCATTGCCGAATCGTAG
- a CDS encoding M3 family metallopeptidase, translated as MIETTAPEATTTDPLHLWSALKTAEEAQAWIEHHLQASRDRIAELISPAASRSAVEALALYDQAAWHLRMAGSQAHVMFMVHPLADVRDAAQSLSQVVAAEGVKLSLNRDVFKVLEALDVANEDAATRYYLERTLLSYRLSGVDRDDATREKIRELADKSTELGMRFARAVQDDVRKIEVTDLNELRGLPADFLERFGVREQNGELVAEKPVVLTTDPPVLAPIMTYAASAALRRRMYLAYNDRAYPSNSQVLLDLLKVREEMAETLGFRSWADLATVDQMMGSAANMRKFLNEVEQAARETVQREFDELESFVRSHDPKALPLTLSDARFWEEQFRRSHYDFDSQSVRPFFPYEQVEAGILAIAGKLFGVRFERNTTASVWHPDVKSFDVFEASSPTKQPIGRIYLDMHPREGKSKWFSECSLVGGVLGKQIPEASLVCNFTQPTDKDPALLQYSDVVTYFHEFGHLMHEILGGQQRWAGQSGIATEGDFVEVPSQMLEEFFERADVLRTFARHYQTGDPIPEETVARMTRASAHGRALSTLTQVMYATYSMETHDRRAAELDLDTLLREGYDRFSKYEFVDGNRMYAAFTHLVGYTSNYYTYLFDKVIALEFFAEFAHQPSDQLLTGPVAQRYRKLVLEAGGSKPAKDIVRDFLGRETSMDALRSWIGREFAA; from the coding sequence ATGATTGAGACCACAGCCCCGGAAGCGACCACCACTGACCCACTTCATCTCTGGTCGGCACTCAAGACAGCAGAAGAGGCCCAGGCGTGGATCGAGCATCACCTGCAGGCCTCGCGCGATCGCATCGCCGAACTCATCTCTCCTGCCGCCTCGCGCTCCGCTGTTGAAGCGCTCGCGCTCTACGACCAGGCCGCATGGCATCTGCGCATGGCCGGCAGCCAGGCGCACGTGATGTTCATGGTCCATCCGCTCGCAGACGTCCGCGACGCCGCGCAGTCGCTCTCGCAAGTAGTTGCAGCCGAAGGCGTCAAGCTGAGCCTGAACCGCGACGTCTTCAAGGTTCTCGAAGCCCTCGACGTCGCTAATGAGGACGCCGCCACGCGCTACTATCTCGAGCGCACGCTGCTTAGCTATCGTCTCTCCGGCGTCGACCGCGACGATGCAACGCGCGAAAAGATCCGCGAGCTCGCCGACAAATCCACCGAGCTCGGCATGCGCTTCGCCCGTGCCGTGCAGGACGACGTCCGCAAGATCGAAGTCACTGATCTCAACGAACTCCGCGGCCTCCCCGCAGACTTTCTCGAACGCTTCGGTGTCCGTGAGCAAAATGGTGAACTCGTCGCTGAGAAACCCGTCGTCCTCACCACCGACCCACCTGTCCTTGCGCCGATCATGACCTATGCGGCCAGCGCAGCGCTGCGCCGCCGCATGTATCTCGCCTACAACGACCGCGCCTACCCCTCGAACTCCCAGGTGCTTTTGGACCTCCTGAAAGTGCGCGAAGAGATGGCCGAGACCCTCGGCTTCCGTAGCTGGGCCGACCTCGCCACTGTCGACCAGATGATGGGGTCCGCCGCCAACATGCGCAAATTCCTCAATGAAGTCGAGCAAGCCGCACGCGAAACCGTACAGCGCGAGTTCGACGAGCTCGAATCCTTCGTCCGCAGCCACGACCCGAAAGCACTCCCGCTTACGCTCAGCGACGCACGCTTCTGGGAGGAGCAGTTCCGCCGCTCCCACTACGACTTCGACTCGCAGTCCGTCCGCCCGTTTTTCCCCTACGAGCAGGTCGAAGCCGGCATCCTCGCCATCGCCGGCAAGCTCTTTGGCGTGCGCTTCGAGCGCAACACCACCGCGTCCGTGTGGCACCCCGACGTCAAAAGCTTCGACGTCTTCGAAGCCTCATCTCCAACAAAACAACCCATCGGCAGGATCTACCTCGACATGCACCCGCGCGAAGGCAAGAGCAAGTGGTTCTCCGAGTGCTCGCTCGTCGGTGGTGTGCTTGGCAAGCAGATCCCCGAGGCCTCGCTCGTCTGCAACTTCACGCAACCTACTGACAAAGATCCCGCGCTACTTCAGTACTCCGACGTCGTCACCTACTTCCACGAGTTCGGCCATCTCATGCACGAGATCCTCGGCGGACAGCAGCGCTGGGCCGGCCAAAGCGGCATCGCCACCGAAGGCGATTTCGTCGAAGTTCCTTCGCAAATGCTGGAGGAATTTTTCGAACGCGCCGACGTCCTCCGCACCTTCGCGCGCCACTACCAGACCGGCGATCCCATCCCGGAGGAGACCGTTGCACGCATGACGCGAGCCAGCGCACACGGCCGCGCTCTCTCCACGCTCACGCAGGTCATGTACGCAACCTACTCCATGGAGACTCACGACCGCCGCGCTGCCGAGTTGGACCTCGACACGCTCCTCCGCGAAGGCTACGACCGCTTCTCGAAGTACGAGTTCGTCGACGGCAATCGCATGTACGCCGCCTTCACGCACCTCGTCGGCTACACATCGAACTACTACACCTACCTCTTCGACAAGGTCATCGCGCTCGAGTTCTTCGCGGAATTCGCACATCAACCTTCAGATCAATTGCTCACCGGTCCTGTAGCCCAGCGCTATCGCAAACTCGTCCTCGAAGCCGGCGGGTCCAAGCCGGCCAAGGACATCGTCCGCGACTTCCTCGGCCGCGAGACCAGCATGGATGCCCTGCGTTCCTGGATAGGCCGCGAGTTCGCGGCCTAG
- a CDS encoding HU family DNA-binding protein, whose amino-acid sequence MTKADLVDQVTALGDLTRRDGEVIVDTLFESIIGALKANDKVEVRGFGSFRTRQRNSRTGRNPKTGAAVAVPAKRVPFFKPSKELRDLVNPSEATSRTQKAGRDGEAAGGRGDDGNVDPHHPPPM is encoded by the coding sequence ATGACGAAAGCTGATCTAGTGGACCAGGTCACTGCACTCGGCGACCTCACCCGCCGCGACGGTGAGGTTATTGTCGATACGCTCTTTGAGTCCATCATTGGTGCACTGAAGGCGAACGACAAGGTGGAGGTCCGAGGTTTTGGGAGCTTCAGAACGCGGCAGCGTAACTCACGCACAGGCCGCAATCCAAAGACGGGAGCTGCGGTCGCGGTTCCGGCGAAGAGGGTTCCCTTCTTCAAGCCGAGCAAAGAGTTGCGCGACCTCGTGAACCCGTCGGAGGCGACATCGCGGACGCAGAAGGCCGGGCGCGACGGCGAGGCCGCGGGCGGGCGCGGCGACGATGGTAATGTCGACCCGCATCATCCGCCGCCAATGTAA
- the aroE gene encoding shikimate dehydrogenase, giving the protein MNTSTQIASHLLRSRIGKICIAITGQTAEDMVEKASAALKDTTFIEFRLDYLPKPAAALPVLKQFIRDNGAATVVATCRCKENGGRFEGSNHAALDILMKAAEAGFQLVDIELESIEKLPKNTIQRLRDAGAAVILSFHDFKQTGDLDAIYSRMEPYAPDFYKVVPTARNLTDNLKLMHFLERMEDRSNSSIVGICMGEAGIISRVLGLRAGSVFTFAAATQAEATAPGQIAARTLLETYRVDQVDVATKVYGVAGDPIKSSMSPLMMNTAFRRETVNAVYLALQTKNVEDLFKLAREIPIQGLSVTMPLKASVIPFLERTDPLSAKIGAVNTIRRFPDGKFYGFNTDVDAIVRPLERRLNLRDAKVLVLGAGGAARAAVFGCRNKGAEVCIFNRTLETAQKLARQAGAKTIKREALAKQSFDVIINATPAGMSGNKTAAILTPEELNARVVFDLVYNPIETPLLRMARQKGIAVISGVEMFVQQGARQFEIWTGKPAPEEEMLRVVLHALRQQSGEAGGTEANVVTPATRIDVGPRQAGSHADPEPAAGPPPRVVGRDAGKAEKPAAKSTSAAAAKSAVNGKNASNGKTAVPAKANAKGKPAVKSAAKSAPAHKPPVKATPPKKAAKKSNKR; this is encoded by the coding sequence ATGAATACGAGTACCCAAATCGCCTCCCATCTGCTCCGCTCCCGAATCGGGAAAATTTGCATCGCGATCACCGGCCAAACTGCCGAGGACATGGTCGAGAAGGCTTCCGCAGCCCTTAAAGACACTACTTTCATTGAGTTCCGGCTGGATTACTTGCCGAAGCCGGCAGCAGCGCTACCGGTGCTGAAGCAGTTTATTCGAGATAACGGGGCCGCGACGGTGGTTGCGACCTGTCGGTGCAAGGAGAACGGCGGCCGGTTCGAGGGCTCAAACCATGCGGCGCTGGACATTTTGATGAAGGCGGCAGAAGCCGGGTTTCAGCTCGTCGACATCGAACTGGAGTCGATTGAGAAGCTGCCAAAGAACACGATCCAGCGGCTGCGCGATGCCGGCGCGGCGGTGATTCTGAGTTTTCATGACTTCAAACAGACGGGCGATCTGGACGCGATTTACTCCCGGATGGAGCCCTACGCGCCGGACTTCTACAAGGTTGTGCCTACGGCGCGCAACCTGACGGACAACCTGAAGCTTATGCACTTCCTGGAGCGGATGGAAGACCGCTCGAATTCAAGCATTGTGGGCATCTGCATGGGCGAGGCAGGGATTATCTCGCGCGTGCTGGGGCTGCGGGCGGGCTCGGTGTTCACGTTTGCTGCGGCGACGCAGGCGGAAGCGACGGCTCCGGGACAGATTGCGGCGCGCACGCTGCTCGAGACCTACCGCGTCGACCAGGTGGATGTAGCGACGAAGGTTTATGGCGTTGCGGGCGATCCGATCAAGTCGTCAATGTCGCCGCTGATGATGAACACGGCGTTTCGCCGCGAGACGGTGAACGCGGTGTATCTCGCGCTGCAGACGAAGAACGTGGAAGACCTGTTCAAACTGGCTCGCGAGATTCCGATCCAGGGGCTGAGCGTGACGATGCCGTTGAAGGCGAGTGTGATTCCCTTCCTCGAGCGGACGGACCCGCTTTCAGCGAAGATCGGCGCGGTAAACACGATCCGGCGGTTCCCGGATGGGAAGTTCTACGGATTCAACACGGATGTTGATGCGATTGTGCGGCCTCTGGAACGCCGGCTGAACCTGCGTGATGCGAAGGTGCTGGTGCTGGGCGCGGGCGGCGCGGCGCGGGCGGCGGTGTTTGGGTGTCGCAACAAGGGCGCAGAGGTGTGCATCTTCAACCGGACGCTGGAGACGGCGCAGAAGCTGGCTCGGCAGGCAGGCGCGAAGACGATCAAGCGCGAGGCGCTGGCGAAGCAGAGTTTCGACGTCATCATCAATGCCACGCCTGCAGGAATGAGCGGCAACAAGACGGCTGCGATCCTGACGCCTGAGGAGCTGAACGCACGAGTTGTTTTCGATCTGGTTTACAACCCGATTGAGACGCCGCTGCTGCGCATGGCGCGGCAAAAAGGGATTGCAGTGATCTCCGGCGTAGAGATGTTCGTGCAGCAGGGCGCGCGGCAGTTTGAGATCTGGACGGGCAAACCGGCGCCAGAAGAAGAGATGCTGCGCGTGGTGCTGCACGCGCTGCGGCAGCAGAGCGGCGAGGCCGGTGGCACAGAGGCGAATGTGGTTACTCCGGCGACGAGGATCGACGTGGGGCCGCGCCAAGCGGGATCGCACGCGGATCCGGAACCGGCGGCTGGACCGCCTCCGCGTGTGGTGGGGCGTGATGCGGGCAAAGCCGAGAAGCCGGCGGCGAAGTCGACCAGCGCGGCTGCAGCGAAGTCCGCGGTGAACGGAAAGAATGCCAGCAACGGCAAGACCGCTGTTCCGGCAAAAGCGAACGCCAAAGGCAAGCCGGCTGTGAAGAGCGCGGCGAAGTCTGCACCGGCACACAAGCCGCCAGTGAAGGCGACGCCTCCGAAGAAGGCTGCGAAGAAATCAAACAAGAGGTAA
- a CDS encoding ABC transporter ATP-binding protein — protein sequence MSAIAVHDLSRSFNEFTAVDHIDLEVEPGQFFGFLGPNGAGKSTTIKMMTGLLAPTTGSIQILGEDLFRNPLEVKRNIGVVPEGMALFGKLTAREYLEFVGRMYGLDRRTSQERTAELLEFMNLANEPKKLIADFSHGMGKKLALAAAVIHGPKVLFLDEPFEGVDAVAAGTLKSMLQGMIARGATIFLTSHVLEIVERLCSHIAIIDHGRIVAHGSLEELRAGVQAKLPLAAETNGAGSRLTLEQIFLNVVGKDDGDTGVREGELAWLS from the coding sequence ATGTCTGCGATTGCGGTGCACGACCTCAGCCGAAGCTTCAACGAGTTTACGGCTGTCGATCACATTGATCTTGAAGTTGAGCCGGGGCAGTTCTTCGGGTTCCTTGGACCGAACGGAGCCGGAAAATCCACGACCATCAAGATGATGACGGGACTGCTTGCGCCTACGACAGGCAGCATTCAGATCCTGGGGGAAGATCTGTTTCGAAATCCGCTGGAGGTGAAGCGGAACATCGGTGTTGTGCCGGAGGGCATGGCGCTGTTCGGGAAACTGACTGCACGTGAATACCTGGAGTTTGTGGGCCGGATGTATGGGCTAGACAGGCGCACGTCGCAGGAAAGAACCGCCGAGCTGCTGGAGTTCATGAACCTGGCGAATGAGCCGAAGAAACTCATCGCGGATTTTTCGCACGGCATGGGAAAGAAGCTGGCACTGGCAGCGGCCGTGATCCACGGGCCGAAGGTGTTGTTTCTGGATGAGCCGTTCGAGGGCGTGGATGCTGTTGCAGCGGGAACGCTGAAGTCGATGCTGCAGGGGATGATTGCGCGCGGAGCGACAATCTTTTTGACCTCGCATGTGCTGGAGATTGTGGAGCGGCTGTGCTCGCATATCGCAATCATTGATCATGGGCGAATCGTGGCGCATGGATCGCTGGAGGAGTTGCGCGCGGGTGTGCAGGCGAAGCTGCCGTTGGCGGCAGAAACGAATGGCGCGGGATCGCGGCTGACGCTGGAACAGATCTTTCTGAATGTGGTGGGCAAGGATGATGGCGACACTGGCGTGCGGGAAGGGGAGCTCGCGTGGCTGAGCTAA